The following proteins are co-located in the Paludibaculum fermentans genome:
- a CDS encoding YfhO family protein — protein sequence MLSSSASIQWDAADVHYSAQKYFSDNLLAGKLPFWSSQIFSGMPFLADPQTGAWYPLNWPFFLAGITPRSIQWELALHCLLACVGVFLLTRDLVASRPAAILAGVLYGFSGFFASHSSHIGIFQTAAILPWLLWFFQRAVLSDWRIFGPATALTGGMMVLIGHFQAALYSFTGLALFTMVMLVAGEPAWRKRTPLLLAFTAVGAALISAILILPGLELTANSIRARADFARQTSAVLTPGALFTLLIPDFYGAVTGAYKGPGDITQFYFYQGLLAPFLAMAGLLYGKIRRVALALLIPALWYAFGPGGGLYLLIARLPGFRSVQSPVHIWFLIALGLALLASAGAVQAAQRWNRPWLIPALLVIAVADLWYWNSSQNLLAYARSSYGELYGSADEQFGRACAPIRQNPLHRIWYERDTNSFGPMNAALNTRTEVTFGYNPLELARYADYRAAAASNPRLLEGLAVTHRIDRTTGGIGVFSPTLSRVSVPRSVALVTSPGEARKRLAHLAPSEVALVESAISGGSQDPAARVEITAYAGDSYRIRYTAASPSWLRLSVPYFPGWSASVSGHPVPVAPLDLALTGILLPSGTNEVVVSYRPTWFLAGALTSALSALLIAAMLARSIAQARRCRPVRNPDVCSQA from the coding sequence TTGCTGAGCTCCTCCGCCAGCATCCAGTGGGATGCCGCCGATGTCCATTACTCCGCACAGAAATACTTTTCCGATAATTTGCTTGCCGGCAAGCTGCCCTTCTGGAGCTCACAGATCTTTTCCGGCATGCCCTTCCTGGCCGACCCGCAAACCGGTGCCTGGTATCCCTTAAACTGGCCATTCTTCCTGGCTGGAATCACCCCTCGCTCGATTCAGTGGGAATTGGCGCTGCATTGCCTTCTTGCCTGCGTGGGCGTATTTCTGCTCACGCGCGATCTTGTAGCCAGCCGCCCGGCTGCTATTTTAGCCGGTGTACTGTATGGGTTCTCGGGCTTCTTCGCCAGTCACAGTTCCCACATTGGCATCTTCCAAACAGCCGCCATCTTGCCGTGGCTGCTCTGGTTTTTTCAACGGGCGGTCCTCTCGGATTGGCGCATTTTTGGCCCGGCCACCGCGTTGACCGGCGGAATGATGGTGCTGATCGGACACTTCCAAGCTGCACTCTACTCGTTCACGGGATTGGCGCTATTCACTATGGTTATGTTGGTGGCTGGAGAACCAGCTTGGCGCAAACGCACACCACTCCTGCTGGCCTTCACGGCCGTCGGCGCCGCGCTGATCTCCGCAATCCTCATACTGCCCGGCCTCGAACTGACCGCAAACTCCATTCGTGCCAGGGCGGATTTCGCCCGGCAGACCAGCGCAGTCCTCACCCCGGGCGCCCTCTTCACGCTGCTCATCCCTGACTTCTACGGTGCGGTGACTGGCGCCTACAAGGGCCCCGGCGACATCACCCAGTTCTACTTCTATCAGGGACTGCTCGCGCCCTTCCTGGCAATGGCCGGACTGCTGTACGGCAAAATCCGCCGGGTCGCGCTGGCACTCCTGATCCCGGCTCTCTGGTATGCCTTTGGACCTGGCGGCGGCCTCTACCTGCTCATCGCCAGACTACCGGGATTCCGCTCTGTGCAGTCGCCCGTCCACATCTGGTTTCTCATCGCCCTGGGCTTGGCCCTCCTCGCCTCGGCGGGCGCCGTCCAGGCAGCTCAAAGGTGGAATCGACCCTGGCTGATCCCCGCGTTGCTCGTCATTGCCGTCGCCGACCTCTGGTATTGGAACAGCAGCCAGAATCTCCTCGCCTACGCCCGGTCTTCCTACGGCGAGTTATACGGTTCAGCCGACGAACAGTTCGGCCGTGCCTGCGCACCCATCCGCCAGAATCCCCTCCACCGCATCTGGTACGAGCGCGACACAAACTCGTTCGGCCCTATGAACGCCGCGCTAAATACACGGACAGAGGTCACCTTCGGCTATAACCCGCTCGAACTGGCCCGCTACGCCGACTACCGTGCAGCCGCCGCGTCAAATCCCCGCCTGCTGGAAGGTCTTGCGGTCACTCACCGGATCGATCGCACCACCGGCGGAATCGGCGTGTTTTCGCCAACGCTTTCCCGTGTATCGGTGCCCCGGTCCGTGGCCTTGGTTACCTCTCCCGGAGAGGCGCGCAAAAGACTCGCCCATCTGGCCCCATCGGAAGTCGCCTTGGTGGAATCGGCCATCTCCGGGGGGAGTCAAGACCCGGCGGCGCGAGTCGAAATCACCGCTTATGCAGGTGACAGCTACCGGATCCGCTACACCGCCGCCTCGCCGTCATGGCTCCGCCTGTCCGTCCCCTACTTCCCAGGCTGGTCAGCCTCTGTCTCGGGGCACCCGGTTCCGGTCGCCCCATTGGACCTGGCACTCACCGGCATCCTGCTTCCTTCCGGAACCAACGAGGTGGTGGTCAGTTATCGCCCCACCTGGTTCCTAGCGGGGGCCCTCACCTCCGCGTTGTCCGCTCTGCTCATCGCCGCGATGCTGGCTCGGTCCATCGCCCAAGCCCGCCGCTGCCGCCCCGTCCGGAATCCCGACGTTTGCTCGCAAGCGTAG
- a CDS encoding ArnT family glycosyltransferase gives MPPFGQRLVALLDRHARASFWVLLLVATVRVAATYGVFNHTIDEPAHIACGMQWVDQGRYVYEPQHPPLARVAAAIGPYLAGRRYVGRPTIYQEGAAILYRDNHYARNLTLARLGILPFFWLACVVVYLWGKRTLGRAGAVIATFLFTFSPSMLAHGGLATTDMALTATLGAAFLATLIWLEEPSWGHAAILGVSLGVAVLSKLSALAFYPAACVAALGWYLWSARPNSAWLRGAALRRLPGLGLVALTGALVIWAGYRLSFGPSPLLGFNTPAPELFQGLNEVIHHNREGHTAYLLGQRSMTGWWYYYPVVLAVKTPMAMLLLLATGVWLLGGKGKPASGAALALAGSLGILAISMFTHINIGVRHILPVYFGFILVAAYGSVQLLERPRGTIWPRLAT, from the coding sequence ATGCCCCCCTTCGGACAGCGGCTTGTAGCCTTGTTGGATCGCCACGCCCGGGCCTCATTCTGGGTGCTTCTGCTGGTTGCGACGGTGCGCGTCGCAGCCACATACGGTGTTTTCAATCACACAATTGATGAACCGGCACACATCGCCTGCGGCATGCAGTGGGTGGACCAGGGACGCTATGTATACGAACCGCAGCACCCGCCGCTCGCCCGAGTTGCGGCTGCAATTGGGCCTTACCTGGCTGGCCGCAGATATGTGGGCCGCCCCACCATTTATCAGGAAGGGGCGGCCATCCTCTACCGCGACAACCACTACGCCAGGAATCTGACATTGGCCCGATTGGGGATTCTGCCATTCTTCTGGTTGGCTTGTGTGGTGGTCTACTTGTGGGGCAAACGCACCTTGGGACGGGCCGGCGCCGTGATTGCGACGTTTCTATTCACCTTCTCGCCGTCGATGCTGGCGCACGGCGGGCTGGCTACAACGGACATGGCACTTACCGCGACCCTGGGGGCCGCCTTTTTGGCGACCCTAATCTGGTTGGAAGAACCGAGTTGGGGTCACGCCGCGATCCTGGGCGTGAGCTTGGGTGTGGCGGTGTTGTCCAAGTTGTCGGCCCTGGCGTTCTACCCCGCAGCCTGTGTGGCAGCGCTGGGCTGGTACCTGTGGTCAGCCAGGCCGAATTCGGCTTGGCTGCGCGGGGCGGCTCTGCGACGCCTGCCTGGACTCGGTTTGGTTGCGCTGACAGGAGCGTTGGTGATCTGGGCCGGATACCGCTTGTCCTTCGGCCCGTCCCCGCTGCTGGGCTTCAATACACCAGCGCCGGAGTTGTTTCAGGGCCTGAACGAGGTGATCCATCACAACCGCGAAGGCCATACCGCTTATCTACTTGGCCAGCGCAGCATGACGGGCTGGTGGTACTACTACCCGGTAGTGTTGGCCGTGAAGACGCCTATGGCCATGCTGTTGCTTCTCGCGACCGGCGTATGGCTGCTTGGCGGGAAGGGGAAGCCGGCCAGTGGGGCCGCGCTCGCGTTGGCTGGCTCCCTGGGCATTCTGGCGATCTCAATGTTCACGCACATCAATATTGGAGTTCGCCACATTCTGCCTGTGTACTTCGGATTCATCCTGGTCGCGGCCTATGGCAGCGTCCAATTGCTGGAGAGGCCCCGTGGTACCATTTGGCCGCGACTCGCGACTTGA
- a CDS encoding PD40 domain-containing protein — translation MPVETDPGNIQPLSPYAVRLVKWRVRAVNEPRSRVVMEGLPVCANCHSFSADGRVMGMDLDGLRKNKGRYFLAEAGRDVTVRNQDVIQWTSEQGRLENAIRVGFMSQVSPKGDAVVTTIDTPGATSSNYYVANFTDYRFLQVFFPTRGRLAWYSRASGVLKPLPGADDPAYVHFGAVWSPDGRSLVFARARAQDPNPAGHPVARFANDPNELQIRYDLYRIPFNGGQGGVAEPVEGASNNGMSNTFPKLSPDGRWLVFVQSRNGQLMRPDSQLYIVPAAGGQARRMNCNTALMNSWHSFSPNGRWMVFSSKARSPYTQMYLTHIGDDGMDTPPILIENSTAANRAVNLPEFVNGQAGGLRSIGGPALEYYRLYDRAVFFEKAKRYEEAAGKWRELLEVAPADEEVRRRLGMMLLLAGRRAEASTVLGAGKSGESPLVRAIRLLESGQDAGPVAVSATPNAQEHYYLALVALRRSEKEAAEAHLRQALVLNADYAEAHQSLAENIAIPVEALAHWRETIRLRPNNAQALRGAAWILATNQELRNGPEAVVLAVRALLLTNAENAQVLDTLAAAYAEANRFEDAAATVRRALAAKPADAALLQKRLERYLARQPWRE, via the coding sequence ATGCCGGTGGAGACCGATCCGGGCAACATTCAGCCGTTGTCGCCCTACGCTGTCCGGCTGGTGAAGTGGCGGGTACGGGCTGTGAACGAGCCGCGCAGCCGGGTCGTCATGGAAGGACTGCCGGTTTGCGCGAATTGCCATTCGTTCTCCGCCGATGGGCGCGTGATGGGGATGGACCTGGATGGACTGCGCAAGAACAAAGGCCGCTATTTCCTGGCGGAGGCCGGGCGGGACGTGACGGTTCGCAACCAGGACGTCATCCAATGGACTTCGGAGCAGGGCCGGTTGGAGAACGCAATCCGGGTCGGTTTCATGTCCCAGGTGTCGCCGAAAGGCGATGCTGTGGTGACTACCATCGATACGCCAGGAGCCACTTCGAGCAACTACTACGTGGCCAACTTCACGGACTACCGGTTCCTGCAGGTGTTCTTTCCGACGAGAGGACGGCTGGCCTGGTACAGCCGGGCGTCTGGAGTTTTGAAGCCGCTGCCCGGTGCGGATGACCCCGCCTATGTACACTTCGGCGCGGTTTGGAGTCCGGACGGACGGTCGCTGGTGTTTGCCCGCGCCCGCGCGCAGGATCCGAATCCAGCGGGCCATCCGGTGGCGCGGTTCGCGAATGATCCCAATGAACTGCAGATCCGCTATGACTTGTACCGGATCCCGTTCAACGGCGGGCAGGGCGGGGTAGCTGAGCCGGTTGAGGGCGCTTCGAACAATGGGATGAGCAATACGTTTCCGAAGCTGTCGCCCGATGGGCGCTGGCTGGTGTTTGTGCAGTCGCGCAACGGGCAACTGATGCGGCCCGACAGTCAGCTCTACATCGTGCCCGCCGCCGGTGGGCAGGCCCGGCGGATGAACTGCAACACCGCGCTCATGAATTCGTGGCACAGCTTTTCGCCGAACGGCCGGTGGATGGTGTTCTCCTCGAAGGCGCGCTCGCCGTACACGCAGATGTACCTGACGCACATCGGCGACGACGGCATGGACACGCCGCCGATCCTGATTGAGAACTCGACAGCGGCCAACCGCGCCGTGAACCTGCCGGAGTTCGTCAACGGGCAGGCAGGCGGACTGCGCAGCATCGGCGGACCGGCGCTGGAGTACTACCGTCTATACGATCGTGCGGTGTTTTTCGAGAAGGCGAAGCGGTATGAAGAAGCCGCGGGGAAGTGGCGCGAACTGCTGGAGGTGGCTCCGGCGGATGAGGAGGTCCGGCGGCGGTTGGGCATGATGCTGCTGCTGGCGGGACGGCGGGCTGAGGCTTCGACCGTATTGGGGGCAGGGAAGAGCGGCGAGAGTCCCCTGGTGCGGGCGATCCGGCTGCTGGAGTCCGGCCAGGATGCCGGGCCGGTGGCCGTCTCTGCCACGCCCAATGCGCAGGAGCATTACTATCTCGCCCTGGTCGCTCTGCGCCGATCGGAAAAGGAGGCAGCGGAGGCGCACCTGCGCCAGGCGTTGGTGCTGAATGCGGACTATGCCGAGGCCCACCAGTCCCTGGCCGAAAATATAGCGATTCCCGTGGAGGCGCTGGCTCACTGGCGCGAGACGATTCGCCTGCGCCCGAACAATGCCCAAGCCCTGCGGGGAGCGGCGTGGATCCTGGCTACGAATCAGGAGCTGCGCAACGGGCCGGAGGCAGTGGTGCTCGCGGTGCGAGCCCTGCTGCTCACAAATGCGGAGAATGCCCAGGTGTTGGATACGCTGGCCGCGGCCTATGCCGAAGCGAACCGGTTCGAGGATGCGGCGGCCACCGTGCGCCGGGCCCTGGCCGCGAAACCGGCGGATGCCGCGCTCCTCCAGAAACGGCTGGAGCGCTACCTCGCCCGGCAACCCTGGCGCGAGTAG
- a CDS encoding SAM-dependent methyltransferase, producing MHTQAVNPSPVLDAGYNRILETGLLPDWLLRIGIRRLVAERLSDELQGGVEAQAERLARFLAQLRQSPIAIHPDAANAQHYEVPAEFYGLVLGPHRKYSCALWTDEVRDLAQAEQAMLALTCKRARLEDGQDVLELGCGWGSLSLFMAARYPNSRILAVSNSRSQKAYIDGEAARRGLSNLEVVTSDMNDFSTTRGFDRIVSVEMFEHMRNYAELLLRISSWSRPNALLFVHIFAHSRVAYPFEVRGASDWMAQHFFTGGIMPSDDLLLNFQDHFRIRDHWRHSGVHYQKTSEAWLQLMDQHKSEVLAIFSKTYGESEAHRWLHRWRIFFLACAELFGFAGGQEWIVAHYLFENAAGQAD from the coding sequence GTGCACACACAAGCTGTCAATCCTTCCCCCGTCCTGGACGCCGGCTACAACCGGATTCTCGAAACCGGTCTGCTGCCCGACTGGCTCCTGCGCATCGGCATCCGGCGCCTGGTCGCCGAGCGCCTGTCGGACGAACTCCAGGGCGGCGTCGAAGCACAGGCCGAACGGCTTGCCCGCTTCCTTGCCCAGCTTCGCCAGAGTCCCATCGCGATCCACCCCGATGCCGCCAACGCGCAGCACTACGAGGTGCCCGCGGAATTCTACGGCCTGGTGCTCGGCCCGCACCGGAAGTACAGCTGCGCCCTGTGGACCGATGAGGTCCGCGACCTCGCCCAGGCCGAACAGGCCATGCTCGCCCTCACCTGCAAGCGCGCCCGCCTCGAGGACGGCCAGGATGTGCTGGAACTCGGCTGCGGCTGGGGCTCACTGTCGCTCTTCATGGCCGCGCGCTATCCGAACAGCCGCATCCTGGCGGTCTCCAACTCCCGCTCCCAGAAGGCCTACATCGACGGCGAGGCCGCCCGCCGCGGCCTGTCCAACCTGGAAGTAGTCACGTCGGACATGAATGACTTCTCCACGACGCGGGGCTTCGACCGCATCGTCTCCGTCGAGATGTTCGAGCACATGCGCAACTACGCGGAGCTGCTGCTGCGCATCTCTTCGTGGTCGCGTCCGAACGCCCTGCTCTTCGTCCACATCTTTGCGCACAGCCGTGTCGCCTATCCCTTTGAAGTCCGCGGAGCCTCCGACTGGATGGCCCAGCACTTCTTCACCGGCGGCATCATGCCCAGCGACGATCTGCTGTTGAACTTCCAGGATCACTTCCGGATTCGCGATCACTGGCGGCACAGCGGAGTCCACTACCAGAAAACCTCCGAGGCCTGGCTGCAACTGATGGATCAACACAAATCGGAGGTCCTGGCGATCTTCTCGAAGACCTACGGCGAGAGCGAGGCCCACCGCTGGCTCCACCGCTGGCGCATCTTCTTCCTGGCCTGCGCGGAGCTGTTCGGCTTTGCGGGAGGCCAGGAGTGGATCGTCGCCCACTATCTGTTCGAGAACGCCGCCGGTCAGGCGGATTAG
- a CDS encoding DUF1295 domain-containing protein, with translation MSHLILLGAGAVCLLMTLLWLLHLRLKNASVVDPGWAGGLALLGALYAVLGAGWSTRRLIMAALAMTWGLRLSFYLLFTRVIGHPEEGRYVQLRREWRTNIPAKFLLFFQFQALLAVILATPFLLSAMNPRPSLAWTEYAAIALWLVAMLGETLADAQLHAFKANAANRGTTCRAGLWRYSRHPNYFFEWLIWVAFALFAWNAPYGSVSIACPLLMLYFLFRVTGIPATEAQALRTKGDDYRRYQQTTSAFVPWFPRS, from the coding sequence ATGAGTCACCTGATTCTCCTGGGCGCGGGCGCGGTCTGCCTGCTGATGACCCTGCTCTGGCTGCTTCACCTGCGTTTGAAGAATGCCTCCGTCGTTGATCCCGGCTGGGCCGGCGGACTCGCGTTGCTCGGGGCCCTCTACGCCGTCCTGGGCGCCGGCTGGAGCACCCGCCGTCTCATCATGGCCGCACTCGCCATGACCTGGGGTCTGCGGCTCTCCTTCTATCTGCTGTTCACCCGGGTCATCGGACATCCGGAAGAAGGCCGCTATGTCCAACTGCGGCGCGAATGGCGCACCAACATCCCAGCGAAGTTCCTGTTGTTCTTCCAGTTTCAGGCTCTTCTCGCCGTCATCCTCGCGACACCTTTCCTGTTGTCCGCCATGAATCCAAGGCCGAGCCTGGCATGGACCGAGTACGCGGCCATCGCCTTGTGGCTGGTAGCCATGCTGGGCGAGACCCTCGCCGACGCGCAACTCCACGCCTTCAAGGCCAATGCCGCTAATCGCGGCACCACCTGCCGAGCCGGACTCTGGCGCTACTCGCGCCATCCCAACTACTTCTTCGAGTGGCTCATCTGGGTGGCCTTCGCGCTGTTTGCCTGGAATGCTCCCTACGGCTCTGTGTCCATCGCCTGCCCGCTGCTGATGCTCTACTTCCTGTTCCGCGTGACCGGCATTCCAGCCACAGAGGCCCAGGCGCTGCGCACCAAGGGCGACGACTACCGCCGCTACCAGCAAACCACCAGCGCCTTTGTCCCGTGGTTTCCAAGGAGCTGA
- a CDS encoding DUF2062 domain-containing protein has product MNSSWWRRRVANPLLILLKQGLSPEKLALTIALGITLGVTPVLGSTGLLCTLAALAFRLNLPAIQLVNWLVYPLQLALLVPLLQAGARLFGKESAGFSLSVILQLIRTDALRAIGLLWTATLHALLVWLAAGLVATGLLYLALVPILKRVRTESARPGEVAA; this is encoded by the coding sequence ATGAACAGTTCCTGGTGGCGGCGCAGAGTGGCGAATCCGCTGTTGATCCTCCTGAAGCAAGGCCTGTCGCCGGAAAAACTGGCCCTCACCATTGCCTTGGGCATCACGTTGGGAGTCACACCGGTCCTGGGTTCGACCGGACTTCTCTGCACCCTGGCCGCACTGGCCTTCCGCCTGAATCTGCCCGCCATCCAACTGGTCAACTGGCTGGTCTACCCTCTGCAACTGGCGCTGCTGGTGCCGCTGCTGCAGGCCGGCGCCCGCCTGTTCGGAAAGGAATCCGCCGGCTTCTCGCTCTCCGTCATCCTGCAACTGATCCGCACGGATGCCCTGCGCGCCATCGGCCTCCTCTGGACAGCGACTCTTCACGCTCTGCTCGTCTGGCTCGCCGCGGGCCTGGTGGCCACCGGTCTTCTCTATCTGGCCCTGGTGCCGATCCTCAAGCGCGTACGGACGGAATCTGCGCGTCCCGGAGAGGTGGCGGCATGA
- a CDS encoding DUF1475 family protein, translating into MILTLKLLFGAICAAMLIVTVRTSMELSLWSAWAGYAANPWAIATLWDAYCGFLTFYVWVLYKERGLGVRILWFVLIMGLGNIATALYVLIQLFRLRPGQSPESLLLRRPA; encoded by the coding sequence GTGATCCTTACTCTCAAACTGCTCTTCGGCGCGATCTGCGCCGCCATGTTAATCGTCACCGTCCGCACGTCCATGGAGCTGAGCCTGTGGTCCGCCTGGGCCGGCTACGCGGCAAATCCTTGGGCCATCGCGACCCTCTGGGACGCCTACTGCGGCTTCCTCACCTTCTATGTCTGGGTGCTGTACAAGGAGCGCGGCCTCGGCGTCCGCATTCTGTGGTTTGTGTTGATCATGGGTCTGGGCAACATTGCCACCGCCCTCTACGTCCTCATTCAGCTCTTCCGGCTGAGGCCGGGCCAAAGCCCGGAGTCCTTACTGCTCAGGCGGCCCGCATGA
- a CDS encoding MerR family transcriptional regulator has protein sequence MSTQSPVQYPIRAAAKLTGISIDTLRAWERRYQAVVPVRGERGRVYDAGQISRLRLLRDVIERGHAIGQVASLTDTALEALLAAPAAVQGTVQPTAAAAGTPELLEPVLNAIEAFDFTQANALLGRLAALLPARELLTHVVLPLMREVGDRWHAGTLSIAQEHMVSSSLRNLLGGLMRLNTPSAPQARILFATPSGEMHEFGILAAAMLAASSGFEAVYLGPNLPAREIIAASERTCPLAIVVAIKTSSSAEEVIEELRLVASQRPMNTELWIGGGEAGQVLPALRSSRLFALHNFEEFEGHLARLKGASL, from the coding sequence GTGAGCACCCAGAGTCCGGTTCAGTACCCCATTCGGGCCGCAGCCAAGCTGACCGGCATCAGTATTGATACATTGCGTGCGTGGGAGCGCCGTTATCAGGCGGTAGTGCCCGTGCGGGGCGAGCGCGGCAGAGTCTACGACGCCGGCCAGATCAGCCGCCTCCGCTTGCTCAGGGATGTGATCGAGAGAGGCCACGCAATCGGCCAGGTGGCGTCACTCACCGATACGGCCCTGGAGGCACTGCTCGCCGCACCAGCCGCTGTCCAGGGCACGGTCCAGCCGACTGCCGCAGCCGCGGGTACGCCCGAATTGCTGGAGCCGGTCCTGAACGCCATCGAGGCCTTCGACTTCACCCAGGCCAATGCGTTGCTGGGCCGCCTGGCCGCCTTGCTACCAGCCCGGGAACTGTTGACGCACGTGGTGCTGCCTCTCATGCGCGAGGTGGGCGATCGATGGCATGCCGGCACCCTCAGCATCGCGCAGGAACACATGGTCTCCTCCAGCCTGCGCAACTTGCTGGGCGGACTCATGCGGCTCAACACCCCCTCCGCGCCGCAGGCCCGCATCCTCTTTGCTACGCCCTCTGGTGAGATGCACGAGTTCGGGATCCTGGCCGCGGCGATGCTCGCCGCCTCCAGCGGCTTCGAAGCGGTCTACCTGGGACCCAATCTGCCGGCGCGGGAGATTATCGCCGCCAGCGAACGCACCTGCCCCCTCGCCATCGTCGTCGCAATAAAAACAAGTTCTTCGGCAGAGGAGGTCATCGAAGAGTTGCGGTTGGTGGCCTCACAACGCCCGATGAACACGGAACTCTGGATCGGCGGCGGAGAGGCCGGGCAAGTGCTGCCCGCCTTGCGCAGCTCTCGCCTGTTTGCCTTGCACAATTTCGAGGAGTTCGAGGGGCACCTGGCCCGTCTGAAAGGCGCTAGCCTGTGA
- a CDS encoding acyl-CoA desaturase, with translation MAGTLRNYQFGVVFLFFLIHAGALAVWLVPFHTSLLWWLAATYSIRMFGVTAWYHRYFSHRSYKLGRFSQFLMALLAETSGQKGVLWWAAHHRQHHRYGDEEQDVHSPWQRGVWWSHVGWVLSNEHDAYDPKLIADFARFPELRWLDRYHWAPPLLFAAAVFFMGGPAVFVWGYLVSTVLLYHGTFSINSLGHLFGSRRFHTPDQSRNNWVLALLTFGEGWHNNHHFSMASCRQGFRWWEIDITYGVLKLLSLVGIAKNLRPFRATGQEQRRAA, from the coding sequence ATGGCTGGCACTCTGCGCAATTACCAATTCGGCGTGGTCTTTCTCTTCTTTCTGATTCATGCGGGCGCGCTGGCTGTGTGGTTGGTTCCATTCCATACGAGCCTGCTTTGGTGGCTGGCGGCTACCTATTCGATTCGCATGTTCGGTGTGACGGCCTGGTATCACCGCTACTTCAGCCATCGCAGCTACAAGCTGGGGCGGTTCTCGCAGTTCCTGATGGCGCTGCTGGCCGAGACATCGGGGCAGAAGGGTGTTCTGTGGTGGGCGGCCCATCACCGGCAGCACCACCGCTACGGCGACGAGGAGCAGGATGTGCACTCGCCCTGGCAGCGCGGGGTCTGGTGGTCCCATGTCGGGTGGGTGTTGTCGAACGAGCACGACGCCTACGATCCGAAGCTGATCGCGGATTTCGCCAGGTTCCCTGAGCTACGCTGGCTGGACCGTTATCATTGGGCCCCGCCGCTGCTGTTTGCTGCCGCGGTGTTTTTCATGGGCGGCCCCGCGGTCTTTGTCTGGGGGTATCTGGTCTCGACGGTGCTGCTGTACCACGGAACCTTTTCGATCAACTCGCTGGGGCATCTGTTCGGCAGCCGCCGCTTCCACACTCCAGATCAGAGCCGCAACAACTGGGTGCTGGCGTTGCTGACCTTCGGGGAGGGCTGGCACAACAACCATCACTTCTCCATGGCCAGTTGCCGGCAGGGCTTCCGCTGGTGGGAGATCGATATTACGTACGGCGTCCTCAAGCTGCTGAGCCTGGTGGGGATCGCGAAAAACCTGAGGCCGTTCCGGGCCACCGGGCAGGAACAGCGGAGAGCTGCCTGA
- a CDS encoding NAD(P)/FAD-dependent oxidoreductase has translation MRIAVIGSGISGLAAGWYLSKKHEVSLFEKETRLGGHTNTVMVESSSGPVPIDTGFIVHNDRTYPNLCRLLDELGVRTQPSDMSFGVCCRRTGFEYSSRGLNGFFAQRSNLFSPRHYRLFREILRFNRTAPKLLNEPGAGEATIGELLDEGRYDESFCQHYLYPMAAAVWSMSLDAIRSFPALTLLRFFDNHGMLGIDTHPQWKVIRGGSNTYIPLLAAPFRDRIHSGVTIESIGRSHTGVTLKFRDRPAMDFDEVVFACHGDEVLPLLEAPTDTEREVLGNFRTSRNVAVLHTDSSLLPARPQARASWNYNLGLQAKDLVTLTYHMNRLQSLRTPEEYCVTLNGEEAIDASKVLRRIVYTHPLYTREAVRAQDRWSEISGRNHTHFCGAYWFYGFHEDGLKSAMRVARTLSVEC, from the coding sequence ATGCGCATTGCAGTGATCGGTAGCGGTATCTCCGGTCTGGCCGCGGGATGGTACCTGAGCAAAAAGCACGAGGTCTCTCTCTTCGAGAAGGAGACCCGGCTGGGCGGACACACGAATACGGTGATGGTGGAGTCGAGCTCCGGGCCTGTGCCCATCGACACCGGCTTCATCGTGCACAACGACCGGACCTATCCCAATCTGTGCCGCCTTCTGGATGAACTGGGCGTGCGGACACAACCGAGCGATATGTCCTTCGGGGTGTGCTGCCGCCGCACCGGCTTCGAATACTCCAGCCGCGGGCTGAATGGCTTCTTCGCGCAGCGATCGAATCTCTTCAGTCCGCGGCACTACCGGCTGTTCCGGGAGATTCTGCGGTTCAACCGGACCGCACCGAAACTGCTGAACGAACCTGGCGCGGGGGAAGCGACCATTGGCGAACTGCTCGATGAGGGGCGCTATGACGAGAGCTTCTGCCAGCACTACCTCTATCCCATGGCGGCGGCTGTGTGGTCGATGTCGCTGGATGCCATACGGTCCTTTCCGGCCCTCACTTTGCTCCGGTTCTTTGACAACCACGGAATGCTCGGCATCGATACGCATCCTCAGTGGAAAGTGATCCGCGGAGGCAGCAACACGTACATCCCGTTGCTGGCTGCTCCGTTCAGAGACCGGATCCACTCGGGCGTGACCATTGAATCAATTGGCCGGAGCCACACCGGCGTGACCCTGAAGTTTCGCGATCGACCTGCCATGGACTTCGACGAGGTGGTGTTCGCCTGCCACGGCGACGAGGTGCTGCCTCTGCTGGAGGCGCCCACTGACACGGAGCGCGAAGTATTGGGCAATTTCCGGACCAGCCGCAACGTAGCGGTACTGCATACGGATTCGTCGTTGCTGCCGGCCCGGCCGCAGGCGCGGGCGAGTTGGAACTACAACCTGGGATTGCAGGCAAAGGACCTCGTCACGCTCACATATCACATGAACCGTCTGCAGTCGCTGCGGACTCCGGAGGAGTACTGCGTCACCCTGAACGGCGAGGAGGCGATTGATGCTTCCAAGGTCCTGCGCCGCATCGTCTACACCCACCCGCTCTACACCCGGGAAGCCGTGCGCGCCCAGGATCGCTGGAGTGAGATCAGCGGCCGCAACCACACGCACTTCTGCGGGGCGTACTGGTTCTACGGGTTTCACGAAGACGGCCTGAAGTCGGCCATGCGAGTGGCGCGCACGCTCTCGGTGGAGTGCTAA